A DNA window from Maribellus comscasis contains the following coding sequences:
- a CDS encoding response regulator transcription factor, whose product MKKILIVDDKPSISRLIVQFLSKTFEVTTKEDGLQALSWLQEGNIPDLIITDLQMPNLDGFELISRVKESGFFRDIPIVVLSSKDSSTDRIKCLKMGAEDYLVKPFNPEELQIRIERILER is encoded by the coding sequence ATGAAAAAAATTCTAATTGTCGACGACAAACCTTCAATCAGCAGACTTATAGTTCAATTTTTGAGTAAAACATTTGAAGTAACAACCAAAGAAGATGGACTTCAGGCACTCTCGTGGTTACAGGAAGGCAACATTCCTGATCTGATTATTACAGATTTGCAGATGCCCAACCTCGATGGATTTGAGTTGATCAGCCGTGTAAAGGAAAGTGGCTTTTTCAGGGACATTCCGATAGTAGTTTTAAGTAGTAAAGACAGTAGTACCGATAGAATAAAATGTTTAAAAATGGGAGCTGAAGATTATCTGGTAAAACCATTTAATCCGGAAGAACTCCAAATCAGGATTGAAAGAATACTGGAAAGGTAA
- a CDS encoding ElyC/SanA/YdcF family protein — translation MSKSKPVYGDYLVLDGSMSDYSVKRAIEYFNTNNYKLIFTTGGKLSVGYYLEEKKTLAELTRATFLELEFDSTKVIAIPGGNVLRNRTYTSGLTLKSYFEDQNIKKAKVDVVSTGCHSRRSMLLFQKALGDNFKVGVYAIEDNSYELKKWWKTSKGARTVISETIAFFYSKFFFYPNENQNQT, via the coding sequence TTGAGCAAAAGTAAACCAGTTTATGGCGACTATCTGGTTCTTGACGGCAGTATGTCCGATTATTCTGTAAAAAGAGCGATTGAATATTTTAATACAAACAATTATAAATTAATATTTACAACAGGTGGTAAGCTTTCGGTTGGATATTATCTTGAAGAAAAAAAGACATTGGCCGAACTAACCCGGGCAACTTTCCTTGAGTTGGAATTTGACAGTACAAAAGTTATAGCAATTCCGGGTGGAAATGTTCTAAGAAACAGAACATATACCTCAGGTCTTACATTGAAGTCCTATTTTGAAGATCAAAATATAAAAAAAGCAAAAGTAGATGTTGTTTCAACGGGATGTCATTCCCGACGAAGTATGCTTTTATTTCAGAAGGCATTGGGAGATAACTTTAAAGTGGGTGTTTATGCTATCGAAGATAATTCTTACGAACTAAAAAAATGGTGGAAAACAAGTAAAGGTGCCCGCACTGTAATTAGCGAGACCATTGCTTTTTTTTACAGCAAATTTTTCTTTTACCCCAATGAAAATCAGAATCAAACTTAA
- the hxpB gene encoding hexitol phosphatase HxpB codes for MIQKTKDKIEAFIFDMDGVIIDSEEIWKRAEKEVFSSIGVKLSEELCSVTQSMTTTEVTNFWYSKYPWKHKTLDEVENGVVERVAHFIKNEGQAISGIEKFIKVLNSRGYKIGLATNSPSVLIPVVLEKLALTEYFDATSSAEHELEGKPHPFVYLTTAEKLNVKPENCVAIEDSFSGLLAAKKAGMKTIAIFDSPNSKVENKIADYYISCYNQFDFSKLNLEE; via the coding sequence ATGATTCAAAAAACAAAAGATAAGATTGAAGCTTTCATTTTTGACATGGATGGAGTTATTATTGACTCTGAAGAGATATGGAAAAGAGCTGAAAAAGAAGTCTTTTCATCTATTGGGGTAAAACTGTCAGAAGAATTATGTTCCGTTACACAGTCGATGACCACCACAGAAGTAACAAATTTTTGGTACAGTAAATATCCGTGGAAACACAAAACGTTAGATGAAGTAGAAAATGGTGTAGTAGAGCGCGTTGCACACTTTATCAAAAATGAAGGACAAGCTATTTCCGGTATTGAAAAATTTATAAAAGTTCTAAATTCCAGGGGATATAAAATTGGTTTGGCAACAAATTCACCTTCAGTATTGATTCCGGTCGTATTGGAAAAGCTGGCACTTACTGAGTACTTTGATGCCACTTCGTCGGCGGAACATGAATTGGAAGGCAAACCACATCCTTTTGTTTACCTGACCACTGCTGAAAAATTAAATGTAAAACCGGAAAACTGCGTAGCAATTGAAGACTCTTTTTCAGGATTATTAGCGGCAAAAAAAGCAGGCATGAAAACAATTGCTATTTTTGACAGCCCTAACAGTAAGGTAGAAAATAAAATCGCAGACTACTACATCAGCTGTTATAACCAGTTTGATTTTTCAAAACTTAATTTGGAAGAATAG
- a CDS encoding alpha/beta fold hydrolase — MEDWILENSFDFEGREVRWGVQGQGKAIIIVHGTPWSSFNLRHLIKGLSDEYKVYYFDLLGYGQSDKSENDVSLGIQNKVLAALIDFWKLEHPIAIGHDFGGTTVLRAHLVDNKSFEKLVVIDPVAISPWGSPFFNQVNEHKEVFSELPDYIHEAIVEAYIKTAAYKELNKETIEGIIKPWKGEKGKAAFYRQIAQANSKYTDEIQDKYRTINTPTLILWGKDDQWIPAEKGVELNKMIAGSQLKTIPNSGHLLIEERHEELIAEMKRFIKMR; from the coding sequence ATGGAAGATTGGATTTTAGAAAATAGTTTTGACTTTGAAGGGAGAGAGGTTCGCTGGGGAGTTCAGGGACAGGGAAAAGCAATCATTATAGTTCATGGAACTCCCTGGTCTTCGTTTAACCTGAGACATTTAATAAAAGGATTATCCGATGAATACAAAGTCTATTATTTCGATTTGCTAGGCTACGGGCAATCAGATAAATCTGAAAACGATGTTTCACTTGGAATTCAAAACAAGGTTTTAGCTGCTCTTATCGACTTTTGGAAACTTGAGCATCCCATTGCAATTGGTCATGATTTTGGCGGAACAACAGTGCTAAGAGCGCATTTAGTAGATAATAAATCCTTTGAAAAGTTAGTCGTAATAGATCCTGTGGCAATTTCTCCCTGGGGTTCTCCGTTTTTTAATCAGGTAAATGAACACAAAGAAGTCTTTTCGGAGTTGCCGGATTATATTCATGAAGCAATTGTTGAAGCCTACATTAAAACTGCTGCATACAAAGAATTAAACAAGGAAACCATTGAAGGAATTATTAAACCATGGAAAGGAGAAAAAGGCAAAGCTGCATTTTACAGGCAAATTGCACAAGCCAATTCAAAATATACCGATGAAATACAAGACAAATACAGAACGATAAACACACCAACATTAATTTTGTGGGGAAAAGATGACCAATGGATACCAGCAGAAAAAGGGGTTGAATTGAATAAAATGATTGCAGGTAGCCAATTAAAAACAATTCCCAACAGTGGACATCTGCTTATCGAGGAAAGACATGAAGAATTAATTGCTGAAATGAAACGTTTTATAAAAATGCGCTAA
- a CDS encoding ketopantoate reductase family protein: MRKDKIYIVGAGAIGKALAVFLQHESKDVVLVRGSVDNKPAEKKVITVTNQENQIFQQKITTTTFCNLKEISGIVLITAKAFANTEIAQRLKNKGSNFSVVLLQNGLNIEKPFATFENVFRCVLFSTSQLTSDNTISFKMVTDSPLGNMRGKNSNQNAIVNQISTSYFGFKSEPDILNMVWEKVIINCAFNSICPLLETDNGIFHRNREATKLAKTIIAECIDVANKCGITLGQKKIEEKLLLISRRADGQLISTYEDIRNNRRTEIESLNLEISRLADKMGMPELVPNTRLLGEMIQLKSTIGMADINH, encoded by the coding sequence ATGAGAAAGGATAAAATTTATATCGTTGGTGCAGGAGCAATTGGAAAAGCATTGGCCGTTTTTCTACAACATGAGAGTAAAGACGTTGTTCTTGTTAGAGGCAGTGTGGATAATAAACCTGCTGAAAAGAAAGTAATAACAGTAACCAATCAGGAAAACCAGATATTTCAGCAAAAAATAACCACAACAACTTTTTGTAATTTAAAAGAAATTAGTGGCATTGTATTGATTACTGCCAAAGCTTTTGCCAATACAGAAATTGCCCAAAGACTAAAAAACAAAGGAAGTAACTTTTCTGTGGTGTTACTTCAAAACGGGCTCAATATTGAAAAGCCATTTGCCACTTTCGAGAATGTTTTTCGTTGTGTTCTGTTCTCGACCAGCCAACTAACAAGCGACAATACGATTTCTTTTAAAATGGTTACAGATTCTCCTCTTGGAAATATGCGAGGAAAAAACTCAAATCAAAATGCAATAGTTAATCAAATCAGCACCTCGTATTTTGGTTTTAAAAGTGAACCTGATATTTTGAACATGGTCTGGGAAAAGGTAATTATAAATTGTGCATTTAATTCAATCTGTCCGTTACTTGAAACCGATAACGGAATCTTCCACCGCAACAGAGAAGCAACTAAGCTGGCAAAAACGATTATTGCCGAATGTATTGATGTGGCTAATAAATGTGGAATCACTCTTGGTCAAAAAAAAATTGAAGAAAAATTACTATTAATAAGCAGGCGGGCCGACGGGCAGCTTATTTCGACCTACGAAGATATTAGAAATAACAGGAGAACTGAAATAGAGAGTTTAAACCTTGAAATCTCAAGGCTGGCTGATAAAATGGGAATGCCCGAATTGGTCCCCAACACCAGGCTACTCGGTGAAATGATTCAACTGAAATCAACAATTGGAATGGCTGATATTAATCATTAG
- a CDS encoding serine hydrolase domain-containing protein, whose protein sequence is MKSILFRIFTIVLFLSPSLLASLNINAQTFEKRVDSLLQNKFQPDEPGAVFIVAKDGKSVYRKAFGKANIELNVDMNTEAVFQIGSMTKQFTAVAIMMLVEEGKLNVSEKITKYLPDYPTNGEKITIHHLLTHTSGIKDFTSMKSIMSIAKKDLSPKELVDFFKDEPMDFTPGEKFQYNNSGYVLLGYIIEQISGMTYEDFIEKNIFQKIGMSDSRYASDREVIKNRAYGHQQSGEKIVNKRNISFNVIYSSGALMSTADDLLEWQNALDKNLLVSEKTKKEMFTNYTLNDGEKINYGYGWHMKEINGYSSREHGGSIFGFKSMGVYIPEKDIYVVGLTNCDCNSPTQVTRDIAVLATNYILK, encoded by the coding sequence ATGAAATCAATATTATTTAGAATTTTTACCATTGTACTTTTCCTGAGTCCATCTTTACTTGCATCTCTAAATATAAACGCTCAAACTTTTGAGAAAAGAGTGGATAGTTTGCTCCAAAACAAATTTCAACCCGATGAGCCTGGAGCTGTTTTTATTGTTGCGAAAGATGGAAAATCGGTTTACCGAAAGGCTTTTGGTAAAGCCAATATCGAACTGAATGTAGATATGAATACAGAGGCTGTATTTCAAATTGGTTCCATGACCAAACAATTTACTGCAGTCGCTATTATGATGCTTGTGGAAGAGGGAAAACTAAACGTAAGCGAAAAAATTACAAAGTATCTTCCCGATTATCCAACTAACGGGGAGAAAATAACGATTCATCATTTGCTGACACATACTTCGGGTATTAAAGATTTTACGAGTATGAAATCGATTATGAGCATTGCCAAAAAAGATTTGTCTCCCAAAGAACTGGTCGATTTTTTTAAAGACGAACCGATGGATTTTACTCCCGGAGAGAAGTTTCAATACAATAATTCGGGTTATGTACTTTTGGGATATATCATTGAGCAGATTTCAGGCATGACGTATGAAGATTTTATTGAAAAGAACATCTTTCAAAAAATTGGCATGAGCGATTCGCGTTATGCCAGCGACCGGGAAGTAATCAAAAACAGGGCTTACGGTCATCAGCAATCCGGTGAAAAAATAGTTAACAAAAGGAATATCAGCTTTAATGTAATCTATTCTTCGGGTGCTTTAATGTCAACCGCCGATGATTTGCTGGAGTGGCAAAATGCGCTCGATAAAAACCTGCTGGTTAGCGAAAAAACAAAAAAAGAAATGTTTACCAATTACACATTGAATGACGGTGAAAAGATAAATTATGGCTACGGCTGGCACATGAAAGAAATTAACGGATATTCCAGTCGCGAACACGGAGGCAGCATTTTCGGCTTTAAATCAATGGGAGTTTACATTCCGGAAAAAGACATTTATGTGGTCGGACTTACCAATTGCGATTGCAATTCGCCAACACAGGTAACACGTGATATTGCTGTATTGGCAACAAATTATATTCTGAAATAG
- a CDS encoding DUF4386 domain-containing protein — MKTIESVQLMKTNARTAGVLYLIIIISGLFSELFVRSGMIVPGDAAATAENIANNSFLFRIGFISDLVMVMSDVGVALLFYLLLKSVNQGLSMLAAFFRLAQATVIGLNLLNFYLPLLLLGDGDYLNSFNQEQLNSLSMLFLNAHSYGYLISGVFFGISCVILGTLIFKAEYFPKWLGVLVLAAGVSYLVDCVVNFLFPEFASISEMLVMTVAVFSELSFCLFLLIKAIKNNFQGLSVTA, encoded by the coding sequence ATGAAAACAATTGAATCAGTTCAGTTAATGAAAACCAACGCCCGCACAGCCGGGGTGTTGTACCTGATAATTATAATATCGGGCTTGTTTAGTGAACTGTTTGTTCGCTCGGGAATGATTGTCCCGGGCGACGCCGCTGCAACTGCCGAAAATATTGCCAATAATTCCTTTTTATTCCGAATCGGTTTTATAAGCGATTTGGTAATGGTAATGAGCGATGTAGGTGTCGCCCTGTTATTTTACCTGCTTTTGAAATCGGTCAACCAGGGACTTTCCATGCTGGCCGCTTTTTTCAGGCTGGCACAAGCCACAGTAATTGGACTCAACCTGCTGAATTTCTATTTGCCACTTCTACTTTTAGGTGACGGCGATTATCTCAATAGTTTTAATCAGGAACAGCTTAATTCGCTTTCGATGTTATTCCTAAATGCCCATTCTTATGGATACCTGATTAGCGGCGTATTTTTCGGGATCAGTTGCGTTATTCTCGGAACGCTGATTTTCAAAGCCGAATATTTTCCAAAATGGTTGGGAGTGTTAGTGCTTGCCGCCGGAGTGAGTTATTTAGTCGATTGTGTTGTTAATTTCCTGTTTCCTGAATTCGCATCAATAAGCGAAATGCTGGTGATGACAGTAGCAGTATTTTCAGAATTATCGTTTTGTTTGTTTTTGTTGATAAAAGCGATAAAGAACAATTTTCAAGGATTATCTGTAACCGCGTGA
- a CDS encoding DUF4249 domain-containing protein → MKTIKILTFIFSLAILFTACQDVIDIDLDSVEPKLVIDAVINDSVVVKISKSTDYFEPGIYPPVSNAVVTVTENAGNLVQLEETNPGTYTEYQMGIEGREYTLEVEVDGEIYTGTVEMPYKVAIDSISIEPTPDYMEFSGGYLVNCHLNDPEGIENYYRLIVSRIEQQSEPDDILYVYDDAFVDGNEISMRWDDEQFFEQDTVIVELQTLAESTYDYYRTLSSLFESGMIGNANPSNPITNLSNDALGYFGAYTVSRDTVIISE, encoded by the coding sequence ATGAAAACAATTAAAATACTCACATTTATTTTCAGTTTAGCAATCCTGTTCACTGCCTGTCAGGATGTAATTGACATTGACCTTGATTCCGTTGAACCCAAATTGGTTATCGACGCAGTAATTAACGACTCTGTCGTTGTTAAAATTTCCAAATCGACAGATTACTTCGAACCGGGAATTTACCCGCCGGTTTCCAATGCGGTTGTTACCGTAACAGAAAATGCCGGGAATTTGGTACAGCTTGAAGAAACCAATCCGGGCACTTATACAGAATACCAAATGGGAATTGAAGGAAGGGAATATACCCTGGAAGTTGAAGTTGACGGCGAAATTTATACAGGAACAGTTGAAATGCCTTACAAAGTTGCCATAGATTCAATCTCCATCGAACCAACCCCGGATTACATGGAATTTTCCGGCGGTTACCTGGTTAACTGTCACTTAAACGATCCTGAAGGCATTGAGAATTATTACCGGTTAATCGTTTCGAGGATTGAGCAGCAATCGGAGCCGGATGATATCCTGTACGTTTACGATGATGCTTTTGTAGATGGTAACGAAATTTCGATGCGTTGGGACGACGAACAGTTTTTTGAACAGGATACCGTAATTGTTGAATTACAAACTTTAGCCGAATCAACTTATGATTATTACCGAACACTGTCCTCTCTTTTTGAAAGTGGAATGATTGGAAATGCAAATCCATCAAATCCAATTACGAACCTTTCAAACGACGCATTGGGCTATTTTGGCGCTTATACCGTGAGTCGCGACACAGTTATTATTTCAGAGTAA
- a CDS encoding TonB-dependent receptor, whose amino-acid sequence MKNRLLLSLITIFISATSVFADDNVTISGYVKSAETGEGLIGSTIYVEELETGTATNAYGFYSLTLPKGAYTVRYSYIGYENILLPTELLADNTKDIELQPASTEMDEIVIRSEAEDKNIRKAVMGVTKLSPKETKMIPVILGEQDILKTIQLLPGVSSGIEGTSGFYVRGGGVDQNLIVLDEAPVYSASHLMGFFSVFNSDAIKDLELYKGNAPANYGGRLSSILDIQMNDGNSKKFAASGGLGLLSSRLTLESPIVKDKGSFIISGRRSYADMFLIFSKNKTQKKTDLYFYDLNVKANYKINDKNRVYLSGYLGRDVFNIDELFALKWGNKTGTFRWNHVFNNKLFLNSSLIYSNYDYGFGYNFSNNMIYIKSGIQDFNWKEDFQYYINSKNTLKFGFNAIYHTYSPGKINAEKDDLFNSIFMGKKQAWEGAAYVSHELNLSDHFSVSYGLRYSGFIAVGPDTVYTYNADDEITNTEAFSKGDVIQKYGTLEPRATFNFILNKQNSIKFSYARNAQYVHLLSNSSASLPTDVWIPSSKNVKPQVADQLAAGFFRNFKKNMFETSVEVYYKSLKNQIDYQNGAEILLNKNVESQLVFGEGRAYGVELYLKKRTGKLTGWIGYTLSRTEKSMDEIDNGDWFPAKQDRTHDVSVVGMYQLNEKWNLSANWVYNTGNAVTFPSGKYSVDGFTVPVYTKRNGYRMPDYHRLDIGATYTPKKKKRFESSWNFSVYNAYGRRNAFSITFRENENNPTQTEAVRLALFQMIPSVTYNFKF is encoded by the coding sequence ATGAAAAACAGATTATTATTAAGCCTGATTACAATATTCATATCCGCTACATCAGTTTTTGCTGATGATAACGTAACCATAAGCGGTTATGTAAAGAGCGCCGAAACTGGCGAAGGTCTAATTGGTTCAACCATTTATGTTGAGGAACTGGAAACCGGAACAGCAACCAATGCCTATGGATTTTATTCGTTGACACTGCCGAAAGGAGCTTATACGGTACGGTATTCATACATCGGTTATGAAAACATTTTGCTACCAACAGAACTTTTGGCTGACAATACAAAAGACATCGAATTGCAGCCCGCATCCACTGAAATGGATGAAATTGTAATTCGCAGTGAAGCCGAAGACAAGAATATCAGAAAAGCAGTAATGGGAGTTACGAAACTTTCTCCTAAAGAAACAAAAATGATTCCCGTTATTCTCGGCGAGCAGGATATCCTGAAAACCATCCAGCTTTTACCGGGCGTAAGTTCTGGCATTGAAGGAACTTCCGGATTTTATGTACGCGGCGGAGGTGTTGACCAAAATCTGATTGTCCTTGATGAAGCACCGGTTTACAGCGCTTCGCACCTGATGGGATTTTTCTCCGTTTTTAATTCCGATGCCATTAAAGATTTGGAGTTATACAAAGGAAATGCACCTGCAAATTACGGTGGGCGTTTGTCTTCCATTCTTGATATTCAGATGAATGACGGAAACTCAAAAAAGTTTGCGGCTTCCGGTGGTTTGGGATTATTATCTTCGCGCTTAACCCTTGAATCGCCCATTGTAAAAGACAAAGGTTCGTTTATTATTTCCGGGCGCAGAAGTTACGCCGACATGTTTTTGATATTTTCAAAAAACAAAACACAGAAAAAAACCGACCTCTATTTCTACGACTTAAATGTTAAAGCCAATTACAAAATAAACGACAAAAACCGGGTGTATTTATCCGGGTATTTGGGGCGCGATGTATTTAATATCGACGAACTTTTTGCTTTGAAATGGGGAAACAAAACCGGCACATTTAGATGGAATCATGTGTTTAATAACAAATTATTTCTGAATAGTTCGCTGATTTACAGCAATTATGATTACGGATTTGGCTACAACTTCTCGAACAACATGATTTATATTAAATCCGGAATTCAGGATTTCAACTGGAAGGAAGATTTTCAATACTACATCAATTCAAAGAATACGCTGAAATTTGGTTTTAATGCTATCTATCATACGTACAGTCCGGGAAAAATTAATGCAGAAAAAGATGATCTTTTCAATTCCATTTTTATGGGTAAAAAACAAGCCTGGGAAGGAGCTGCGTATGTTTCGCACGAGTTAAATCTTTCTGACCATTTTAGCGTAAGCTACGGATTGCGGTATTCCGGTTTTATAGCGGTTGGGCCTGATACAGTTTACACGTACAACGCAGATGATGAAATTACAAATACAGAAGCTTTTTCAAAAGGCGATGTTATTCAAAAATACGGCACGCTCGAACCGCGGGCTACATTCAATTTTATTCTGAATAAGCAAAATTCAATCAAATTTTCATATGCAAGAAACGCCCAATATGTGCACCTGTTGTCGAATTCGTCTGCTTCGCTGCCTACCGATGTCTGGATTCCCAGCAGTAAAAATGTAAAGCCGCAGGTAGCTGATCAGTTGGCTGCCGGTTTCTTCCGTAATTTCAAAAAGAACATGTTTGAAACATCGGTGGAAGTGTACTACAAAAGCCTGAAAAACCAGATTGATTATCAGAACGGAGCAGAAATTCTGCTAAATAAAAATGTGGAGTCGCAACTGGTTTTTGGGGAAGGACGCGCTTATGGTGTGGAATTGTACTTAAAAAAACGTACAGGGAAACTAACCGGCTGGATTGGTTACACGCTTTCGCGAACCGAAAAATCAATGGATGAAATTGACAACGGAGACTGGTTTCCTGCAAAACAGGATCGGACACACGATGTGTCGGTTGTTGGAATGTATCAGTTGAATGAAAAATGGAATTTGTCAGCCAATTGGGTTTATAACACCGGAAATGCCGTAACATTTCCAAGTGGCAAATACTCGGTTGATGGATTTACGGTGCCTGTTTACACCAAACGAAACGGCTACCGAATGCCGGATTATCACCGGCTGGATATTGGTGCAACTTACACGCCCAAAAAGAAAAAACGTTTTGAATCGAGTTGGAATTTTTCCGTTTACAATGCCTACGGAAGACGCAATGCTTTTTCCATCACTTTCCGGGAAAATGAAAATAACCCGACACAAACCGAAGCCGTGCGTTTGGCACTGTTTCAAATGATTCCTTCAGTTACTTACAATTTTAAATTTTAA